The genomic window actttaaaatacttaaataacaatatatttctgttatttctgctgtaagctactttttaaatatagaaagatATATTACACATAAATATGAGAATATGGATTCTGGGATTGTAGAATAAAAAAGCAATTCTTAGTCCCAATTTTGCTTGAATGACATATTTATTAATAATCTTCATGTGTACATTAATGGCAATATAATGttcataaatttttaatatactgTTTTCATCATAGGTTCACTTTGTCAGCATCTCCATTGTCCTATGGATTCCCTGGTGGGTGGAAACCACACTGCAGTGTCAGAGTTCATTCTCCTGGGATTAACAGATGATCCAGGGCTACGAGTCGTCCTCTTCGTGATCATCCTATGCATCTACCTGGTGACCATATCTGGCAATCTCAGCACAATCGTTCTTATCAGAATCTCTTCGCAGCTCCATCATCCCATGTACCTTTTTCTGAGCCAACTGGCTTTTGCTGACATGGGTATGTCATCTTCTGTTACACCCAACATGCTTGTAAACTTCTTAAGGGAGAAAAACACAATTTCCTACTTTGGATGTGACTTCCAGCTTGGATCAGCTGCTTTCTTTGGGTCAAGTGAGTGCTTCCTTCTTGCTGCCATGGCATATGATCGCTTTGTGGCAATCTGCAACCCACTGCTTTATACAAACAAAATGTCCACACAAGTCTGTGTCCAGTTACTCATACTTGCTTACATAGGTGGGTTCCTCAACACGTGCTCTTTTACCATATGCTTCTATTCTTTACTCTTCTGTGGACCAAACAGAGTCAACCATTTTTTCTGTGACTTTGCTCCTTTAGTTGAACTCTCATGTTCTGATGTCAGTGTCCCTGCAGTTGTTCCGTCGTTTACTGCTGGCTCCATCATTGTGGTCACAGTGTTTGTCATAGCTGTCTCCTACATCTACATCCTCATCACCATCATGAAGATGCACTCCACTGAGGGGCGCCACAAGGCCTTCTCAACTTGTACCTCCCACCTCACAGCAGTCACTCTGTTCTATGGGACCATTACATTCATTTATGTGATGCCCAAGTCCAGCTACTCAACTGACCAGAACAAGATAGTGTCTGTGTTCTACATGGTGGTGATCCCCATGTTGAACCCCCTCATCTACAGTCTCAGGAATAATGAGATTAAAGGGGCTCTGAAGAGAGAGCTTAGAAGGAAACTGTTTTCTCAGTGAACACTtgttattttggtgaaatttgATTTAACGGTATCCCATGAATATTCAGTAGAAGAAAGCTTTCTGTGGTTGAAAAACAAGGAAACTTTAGAagcttcatggaaatgaaattaaaatataatttattttgtgcaaaaacaatctgaaatccatgcagtttttttataatatacattttccataaattgttttaaatccATTCAAATACACAGATCTAGAGATTtctttgcttctatttttttctgaagaagCCAAGTACAAACTCTAACTAATCAGCTTTCTTCTTTTGTCTCTTAACCCAGTTTATTTTGCATACACCAACCACGTCTATAATCCAAATATCTTAGAATCAAAGCAACAATACTTAACATGTGCTATGAATTTCTGAACATAACACATATTTCCTTTCAatctctgaacattttttcttcttggtTTGTAAGCACACAATTCTAAGAACCAATAATTTGGTCTTCTTCCAAATCCTTAAACCTAGCTATATTATCTCCTGCCTCAAGACTAACTCTTACTTGAACACCCCTCGCCTTCACTGTCAaggaacatattttttttcttttcgcTTTTCATATtaaatgttgaactctttacttaaaatagagttgatcatatatatattataatattatatattatataatat from Oryctolagus cuniculus chromosome 1, mOryCun1.1, whole genome shotgun sequence includes these protein-coding regions:
- the LOC100339699 gene encoding olfactory receptor 5P6, which produces MDSLVGGNHTAVSEFILLGLTDDPGLRVVLFVIILCIYLVTISGNLSTIVLIRISSQLHHPMYLFLSQLAFADMGMSSSVTPNMLVNFLREKNTISYFGCDFQLGSAAFFGSSECFLLAAMAYDRFVAICNPLLYTNKMSTQVCVQLLILAYIGGFLNTCSFTICFYSLLFCGPNRVNHFFCDFAPLVELSCSDVSVPAVVPSFTAGSIIVVTVFVIAVSYIYILITIMKMHSTEGRHKAFSTCTSHLTAVTLFYGTITFIYVMPKSSYSTDQNKIVSVFYMVVIPMLNPLIYSLRNNEIKGALKRELRRKLFSQ